The proteins below come from a single Cloacibacillus sp. genomic window:
- a CDS encoding deaminase has protein sequence MNKPQLILKAIKENLIPLTRKEVAAGNHVFGGLVLDKESCRVITAGSNNRQANPIYHGEIDTIQRFFADGGHPDPADCIFVASHDPCSMCISAISWAGFHEIWVLFGYDDVEKEFGMPVDLMMYKEVFGANGARSENAFFKKYDLKKEAAKEANAVELAKEIKELERLYGEMAVQDFDYPGM, from the coding sequence ACCTCATACCGCTCACGCGAAAAGAGGTGGCGGCCGGCAACCACGTATTCGGCGGCCTTGTGCTCGATAAAGAGAGCTGCCGGGTGATAACCGCCGGCAGCAACAACCGTCAGGCCAACCCTATCTACCACGGCGAGATCGACACCATTCAGCGCTTCTTCGCCGACGGCGGCCATCCCGACCCCGCGGACTGCATCTTTGTCGCGAGCCACGACCCCTGCTCCATGTGCATCTCGGCGATCTCCTGGGCCGGTTTCCATGAGATATGGGTGCTCTTCGGCTACGACGACGTCGAAAAAGAGTTCGGCATGCCCGTAGACCTCATGATGTACAAAGAGGTCTTCGGCGCGAACGGCGCGCGCAGCGAAAACGCCTTCTTCAAAAAATACGACCTAAAAAAAGAGGCCGCGAAAGAGGCCAACGCGGTGGAGCTGGCGAAAGAGATAAAAGAGCTTGAACGCCTCTACGGCGAAATGGCGGTACAGGACTTCGACTATCCGGGGATGTAG